The proteins below come from a single Neospora caninum Liverpool complete genome, chromosome IX genomic window:
- a CDS encoding malate dehydrogenase, related, with protein sequence MVNTVSRRKKISMIGSGMIGGTMGYLCALRELADVVLFDVVKGMPEGKALDDSQATSIADTNVSVTSTNTYDKIAGSDVVIVTAGLTKVPGKADKEWSRNDLLPFNAKIIREVAAGVKKYCPNAFIIVVTNPLDCMVKCFYEASGVPKNMVCGMANVLDSARFRRFIADELHISPRDIQATVIGTHGDHMLPLARYVTVNGFPIREFIKKGRMSEAKLAEIVERTKNAGGEIVRLLGQGSAYYAPSLSAIAMAQAFLKDEKRVLPCSVYCEGEYGLRDMFIGLPAVIGGGGIEQVIELELTPQEREFFQKSVEDVQKLNKGLAALG encoded by the exons ATGGTGAATACAGTtagcaggagaaagaagattTCAATGATTGGTTCTGGTATGATCGGAGGAACGATGGGTTACCTATGCGCCCTTCGAGAGTTGGCTGACGTTGTTCTGTTCGACGTCGTAAAAG GCATGCCAGAGGGGAAAGCGTTGGATGATTCGCAGGCGACCAGCATTGCAGACACGAACGTGAGCGTGACGAGCACGAACACGTACGACAAGATCGCAGGATCGGATGTAGTGATTGTAACAGCAGGGCTGACGAAGGTACCGGGAAAAGCTGACAAGGAGTGGAGCAGAAATGACCTCCTACCTTTCAATGCAAAGATCATTCGCGAAGTAGCGGCGGGAGTGAAGAAGTACTGCCCAAACGCTTTTATAATCGTAGTTACAAACCCGCTAGACTGCATGGTAAAATGCTTCTATGAAGCGAGTGGAGTACCCAAAAATATGGTGTGTGGAATGGCCAATGTGTTAGATTCAGCACGGTTCAGGCGCTTCATTGCAGATGAGCTGCATATTTCACCTCGAGACATCCAAGCTACCGTTATCGGCACACATGGCGATCATATgttgcctctcgctcgctaTGTAACAGTCAACGGCTTTCCTATACGAGAATTTATTAAGAAAGGAAGAATGTCAGAGGCGAAATTGGCAGAGATCGTAGAGCGTACAAAGAACGCGGGTGGGGAGATTGTGAGACTTTTGGGACAGGGGTCGGCTTATTATGCTCCATCCCTATCTGCTATAGCAATGGCCCAGGCATTCCtgaaagacgagaagagagtgcTCCCGTGCAGTGTATATTGCGAGGGTGAGTATGGGCTTCGCGATATGTTCATCGGTTTGCCGGCTGTAATCGGCGGCGGAGGAATTGAGCAGGTTATCGAGCTCGAGCTCACGCCCCAGGAACGTGAGTTTTTCCAGAAGTCAGTCGAGGACGTGCAGAAGTTAAATAAGGGCCTAGCAGCCCTGGGTTGA